A section of the Saccharopolyspora gregorii genome encodes:
- a CDS encoding CaiB/BaiF CoA transferase family protein, whose product MGRALPLDGIVVADFSRVLAGPYATMSLADLGATVIKVERPGTGDDTRGWGPPWTDRGSAYFESVNRSKRSVVLDFDDEQDRDAARELVRRADVLVENFRPGVLARCGLDPDGARELNPALIYASVSGFGSGPGADLPGYDFVVQAVGGLMSITGAPDGPPTKVGVAVVDVLTGKDLALGILAALRQRDATGLGQHVEVNLLSSLLAALVNQMSGLLTTGIAPERMGNRHPSIAPYETLRCEDGLLAVAVGNDAQFRRFTEALGLIGMADDPRFAANAERVANRAELVRRLENVLGARRAGDWQDRLHRAGIACGQVNDLSHAVHYAESLGLRPVVDPGDGGVAQARMPIEFSDLDVADPLAPPQLGEHTDEVRGWLAADPSPLPPLSDDPARGGHR is encoded by the coding sequence ATGGGGCGGGCACTGCCGCTGGACGGCATCGTGGTGGCGGACTTCAGCCGGGTGCTGGCCGGTCCGTACGCGACGATGTCGCTGGCCGACCTCGGCGCCACCGTGATCAAGGTGGAACGGCCCGGCACCGGCGACGACACCCGCGGCTGGGGTCCACCGTGGACAGACCGCGGCTCCGCCTACTTCGAATCGGTCAACCGCAGCAAGCGCAGCGTGGTGCTCGACTTCGACGACGAGCAGGACCGGGACGCGGCCCGGGAGCTCGTGCGGCGCGCCGACGTGCTGGTGGAGAACTTCCGGCCCGGCGTGCTGGCGCGCTGCGGGCTCGACCCCGACGGCGCGCGCGAGCTCAACCCCGCGCTGATCTACGCCTCCGTCTCCGGCTTCGGCAGCGGGCCCGGCGCCGACCTGCCCGGCTACGACTTCGTGGTGCAGGCCGTCGGCGGGCTGATGAGCATCACCGGCGCACCGGACGGGCCGCCGACCAAGGTCGGGGTCGCCGTCGTCGACGTGCTCACCGGCAAGGACCTCGCGCTCGGCATCCTCGCCGCGCTGCGGCAGCGGGACGCCACCGGGCTGGGGCAGCACGTCGAGGTCAACCTGCTCTCCAGCCTGCTCGCCGCCCTGGTCAACCAGATGAGCGGCCTGCTCACCACCGGCATCGCGCCCGAGCGGATGGGCAACCGGCACCCCAGCATCGCCCCCTACGAGACGCTGCGCTGCGAGGACGGGCTGCTCGCCGTGGCCGTCGGCAACGACGCGCAGTTCCGCCGGTTCACCGAGGCGCTCGGCCTGATCGGGATGGCCGACGACCCGAGGTTCGCCGCGAACGCCGAACGCGTCGCGAACCGGGCGGAACTGGTGCGGCGCCTGGAGAACGTGCTCGGCGCCCGGCGGGCCGGCGACTGGCAGGACCGGCTGCACCGGGCCGGCATCGCCTGCGGCCAGGTCAACGACCTCTCGCACGCGGTGCACTACGCCGAATCGCTCGGCCTGCGGCCGGTGGTCGACCCCGGCGACGGGGGCGTGGCCCAGGCCCGGATGCCGATCGAGTTCTCCGACCTCGACGTCGCCGACCCGCTCGCCCCGCCGCAGCTCGGCGAGCACACCGACGAGGTGCGCGGTTGGCTCGCCGCGGACCCGAGCCCGCTGCCACCGCTGTCCGACGACCCAGCCCGAGGAGGCCACCGATGA
- a CDS encoding FAD-dependent monooxygenase — protein sequence MIDVIVVGGGPAGLLLAAELRLRGVRAVLLERHAEPAGEARALGLHARSAEVLDQRGMLEPFLAHGERVTAGGFFAGVGTRWPAGLDTAHPYVLAIPQDVTERLLTEHAERVGAQLRRGRQLVGLVQDADGVTAELADGERLRARYLVGCDGGRSTVRKLLGIGFPGEPSRVETLVAECELTAAPEELATTIARVRRTEFRFGAIPRGAGLHRVIVPSGGVAADRSVPPTMAELRERLRAVAGTDFGAHSPRSLSRFGDGTRLAERYRDGRVLLAGDAAHVHPPTGGMGMNTGLQDAFNLGWKLAAAVGGRAPEGLLDSYEAERRPVAAEVLELSRAQTELLLPEPGPRAVRKVLADLIEFEEVNRYLIEKVTAIGIRYDFGDSAAGRGERAAASGNPLVGGRLRDVELGRGRLYRLLHGGRGLLLDQTGEFSAAGWADRVDHVVDVSEELDVPALLLRPDGHVAWAGDDRDALRAALGRWFGDPA from the coding sequence ATGATCGACGTCATCGTGGTCGGCGGGGGTCCGGCGGGCTTGTTGCTGGCGGCGGAGCTGCGGCTGCGCGGGGTGCGCGCGGTGCTGCTGGAGCGGCACGCGGAGCCGGCGGGGGAGGCTCGGGCCCTGGGCCTGCACGCGCGCAGCGCGGAGGTGCTGGACCAGCGCGGGATGCTGGAGCCGTTCCTCGCGCACGGCGAGCGGGTCACGGCGGGCGGTTTCTTCGCGGGCGTCGGCACCCGGTGGCCGGCGGGCCTGGACACGGCGCACCCGTACGTGCTGGCCATCCCGCAGGACGTGACGGAGCGCCTGCTCACCGAGCACGCCGAACGGGTGGGCGCGCAGCTCCGGCGCGGTCGCCAGCTCGTGGGGCTGGTGCAGGACGCGGACGGCGTCACCGCCGAGCTCGCGGACGGCGAGCGGCTCCGCGCCCGGTACCTGGTGGGGTGCGACGGGGGCCGCAGCACCGTGCGCAAGCTGCTCGGGATCGGCTTCCCCGGGGAGCCGTCCCGGGTGGAGACGCTGGTGGCCGAGTGCGAGCTGACGGCCGCGCCGGAGGAGCTGGCGACGACGATCGCGCGGGTGCGCCGGACCGAGTTCCGGTTCGGCGCCATCCCGCGCGGCGCGGGCCTGCACCGGGTGATCGTGCCGTCCGGGGGCGTGGCGGCGGACCGGTCGGTGCCGCCGACGATGGCCGAGCTGCGGGAGCGGTTGCGCGCGGTCGCGGGCACCGATTTCGGGGCGCACTCGCCGCGTTCGCTGTCCCGCTTCGGCGACGGCACGCGGCTCGCCGAGCGGTACCGCGACGGCCGGGTGCTGCTGGCGGGCGATGCGGCGCACGTGCATCCGCCGACGGGCGGGATGGGCATGAACACCGGTTTGCAGGACGCGTTCAACCTGGGTTGGAAGCTGGCGGCCGCGGTGGGCGGGCGAGCTCCGGAAGGCTTGCTGGACAGCTACGAGGCGGAGCGGCGCCCGGTGGCCGCCGAGGTGCTGGAGCTGTCCCGCGCACAGACGGAGCTGCTGCTGCCGGAGCCGGGCCCGCGAGCCGTCCGGAAGGTCCTCGCGGACCTGATCGAGTTCGAGGAGGTGAACCGGTACCTGATCGAGAAGGTCACGGCGATCGGCATCCGCTACGACTTCGGAGATTCCGCCGCGGGGCGAGGAGAACGCGCAGCCGCGAGCGGGAACCCGTTGGTGGGCGGGCGGTTGCGCGACGTCGAGCTGGGGCGGGGCCGGTTGTACCGGCTGCTGCACGGCGGGCGCGGACTGCTGCTGGACCAGACCGGCGAGTTCTCCGCGGCCGGCTGGGCGGATCGGGTCGACCACGTCGTGGACGTGAGCGAGGAGCTGGACGTGCCCGCGCTGCTGCTGCGCCCGGACGGCCACGTCGCGTGGGCGGGCGACGATCGGGACGCCCTGCGCGCGGCCCTCGGCCGCTGGTTCGGCGACCCGGCCTGA
- a CDS encoding SDR family NAD(P)-dependent oxidoreductase, with amino-acid sequence MGTEVFSLQDKVALVTGAGQGIGLEIAKALRSAGAHVVIGEINPETGKAAAEQVEGDFLPLDVTDSAAVADGVARIVADHGRIDVSVHNAGMVRNEPAEEMSDESWRRVVGLNLDGVFYCSREVGKQMLAQGAGSIINIASMSGMISNHPQPQVSYNASKAGVIMLTKSLAGEWARRGVRVNSISPGYTGTDLLLGVQNTQPEWFNGWMEQTPMGRAGRPEELGPVAVFLASEASSFVTGSNVVADGGFTIW; translated from the coding sequence TTGGGTACCGAGGTTTTCTCCCTCCAGGACAAAGTGGCGCTGGTGACCGGTGCCGGGCAGGGAATCGGTCTGGAGATCGCGAAGGCGCTGCGGTCGGCGGGAGCCCACGTGGTGATCGGCGAGATCAACCCGGAGACCGGCAAGGCGGCCGCCGAGCAGGTCGAGGGCGATTTCCTCCCGCTCGACGTGACGGACTCGGCCGCGGTGGCCGACGGGGTGGCCCGGATCGTGGCCGACCACGGTCGCATCGACGTGTCCGTGCACAACGCGGGCATGGTGCGCAACGAGCCCGCCGAGGAGATGAGCGACGAGTCCTGGCGTCGCGTCGTCGGGTTGAACCTGGACGGGGTGTTCTACTGCTCCCGCGAGGTCGGCAAGCAGATGCTCGCCCAGGGGGCCGGCTCGATCATCAACATCGCCTCGATGTCGGGCATGATCTCGAACCACCCGCAGCCGCAGGTCTCGTACAACGCGTCCAAGGCCGGCGTCATCATGCTGACCAAGTCGCTCGCCGGTGAATGGGCTCGCCGCGGCGTCCGGGTCAACTCGATCTCGCCGGGCTACACCGGGACCGATCTGCTGCTGGGCGTGCAGAACACCCAGCCGGAGTGGTTCAACGGCTGGATGGAGCAGACCCCGATGGGCCGCGCCGGTCGTCCGGAGGAGCTGGGCCCGGTCGCGGTGTTCCTCGCGTCCGAGGCCAGCAGCTTCGTCACCGGCAGCAACGTCGTCGCCGACGGCGGCTTCACCATCTGGTGA
- a CDS encoding MAB_1171c family putative transporter — MFAVLYPLALLLQLSAFAWKLRDFLRDPRDPRLGAITLALLFVACGFNFAIPGVYLAVGAASGVPNLSTLAVYSSIVLCTASLQVCSVNLARPREEAQPAGRVLVLGTAAALLVMAGAFALAPVHDEPHVLDFDAHYSGVPAVVLFLAVYLGAYSLGLVRSALICLRIRPHARERWLRWGVSLVPVGVVFGLGYSVLKVVAVAATWLGADLDVVSTVVAPLSATAGASVMAVGYVLPSVPRLLRRWRARRYLRPLLKALRPLDPELVRNTRLESAEYRWLIATDDLLRELRPYLDPAVVPVAERHADRADLTGEQRAATVEAARIAAGLRAHAAGRRPGSGSDMIREESGMDGSAAAVWRFPEQDPHRDLAEELHWSCLIGKAFQEPHPVVREVLAELDEDRSPAP; from the coding sequence GTGTTCGCCGTCCTCTACCCGCTGGCGCTGCTGCTGCAGTTGAGCGCGTTCGCGTGGAAGCTGCGCGATTTCCTGCGCGATCCGCGGGATCCGCGGCTGGGTGCGATCACGCTGGCGCTGCTGTTCGTGGCGTGCGGGTTCAACTTCGCGATCCCCGGGGTGTACCTGGCGGTCGGCGCGGCGTCGGGGGTGCCGAACCTGTCGACGCTGGCGGTGTACTCCTCGATCGTGCTATGCACCGCCTCGTTGCAGGTGTGCTCGGTGAACCTGGCGCGGCCGCGGGAGGAGGCGCAGCCCGCGGGCCGGGTGCTGGTGCTCGGCACGGCGGCGGCGCTGCTGGTGATGGCGGGGGCGTTCGCGCTGGCGCCGGTGCACGACGAGCCGCACGTGCTGGACTTCGACGCGCACTACTCGGGCGTGCCCGCCGTGGTGCTGTTCCTGGCGGTGTACCTGGGCGCGTACTCGCTGGGGCTGGTGCGCAGCGCGCTGATCTGCCTGCGGATCCGGCCGCACGCGCGGGAGCGGTGGCTGCGGTGGGGCGTGTCGCTGGTGCCGGTGGGCGTGGTGTTCGGCCTGGGCTACTCGGTGCTGAAGGTGGTCGCGGTGGCGGCGACCTGGCTCGGCGCGGACCTGGACGTGGTGAGCACGGTGGTGGCGCCGTTGAGCGCGACGGCCGGGGCGAGCGTGATGGCGGTGGGGTACGTGCTGCCGTCGGTGCCGCGGCTGCTGCGGCGGTGGCGGGCGCGCCGCTACCTGCGTCCGCTGCTGAAGGCGCTGCGGCCGCTGGATCCGGAGCTGGTGCGCAACACGCGGCTGGAGTCGGCGGAGTACCGCTGGCTGATCGCCACCGACGACCTGCTGCGCGAGCTGCGGCCCTACCTGGACCCGGCGGTGGTGCCGGTGGCCGAGCGGCACGCGGACCGCGCGGACCTCACCGGGGAGCAGCGGGCGGCGACGGTCGAGGCGGCCCGGATCGCGGCCGGGTTGCGCGCGCACGCGGCCGGGCGGCGCCCCGGGTCGGGCAGCGACATGATCCGCGAGGAGTCCGGGATGGACGGTTCGGCGGCGGCGGTGTGGCGGTTCCCGGAGCAGGACCCGCACCGCGACTTGGCGGAGGAGTTGCACTGGTCGTGCCTGATCGGCAAGGCGTTCCAGGAACCGCACCCGGTGGTGCGGGAGGTGCTGGCGGAGCTGGACGAGGACCGGAGCCCGGCGCCGTGA
- a CDS encoding GntR family transcriptional regulator, which yields MPADPNPRPPTPPDLRWHDLGGNDRPPTTQAFVLDALRRAITTGSLAPGRPIRQDSIAHELGVSRVPLREALKTLEAEGQVVYRPHRGYAVAELSLDDLLEVYRLRALLESEAAGVAAGRFAEADLQRIEEAARDVERAAEAGDLVGMITANRRFHFALLEPCGLPRLLRIVRTLWDATDAYRAVYYNEGANRERVRAEHEAIVRAATAGDAERLVALLDAHRDHAVAALRNTID from the coding sequence ATGCCAGCAGACCCGAACCCGCGACCGCCGACGCCGCCCGACCTGCGCTGGCACGACCTGGGCGGGAACGACCGGCCACCGACCACGCAGGCGTTCGTGCTGGACGCGCTGCGCCGGGCCATCACCACCGGCTCGCTGGCCCCGGGCAGACCGATCCGGCAGGACTCGATCGCCCACGAGCTGGGCGTCAGCCGCGTCCCGCTGCGGGAGGCGTTGAAGACGTTGGAGGCGGAAGGCCAGGTGGTCTACCGGCCGCACCGGGGCTACGCGGTCGCCGAGCTGTCGCTGGACGACCTGCTGGAGGTGTACCGGCTGCGCGCGCTGCTGGAATCGGAGGCCGCGGGGGTCGCGGCCGGCCGCTTCGCGGAGGCGGACCTGCAGCGGATCGAGGAGGCGGCGCGGGACGTGGAACGCGCGGCCGAGGCGGGCGACCTGGTCGGCATGATCACGGCGAACCGGCGGTTCCACTTCGCGCTGCTGGAACCGTGCGGGCTGCCGCGGCTGCTGCGGATCGTGCGCACGCTGTGGGACGCGACGGACGCCTACCGGGCGGTCTACTACAACGAAGGCGCGAACCGGGAGCGGGTCCGCGCCGAGCACGAAGCGATCGTGCGCGCGGCCACCGCGGGCGACGCCGAACGCCTGGTGGCCCTGCTCGACGCCCACCGCGACCACGCCGTCGCAGCACTCCGCAACACCATCGACTGA
- a CDS encoding DNA-formamidopyrimidine glycosylase family protein, producing MPELPDVEGFRRVAERAAGLVVRDVEVRDAQVLRGVRTGEFRDALRGQRLGTPWRLGKWLALPLGDEFPQVLLHFGMTGRLLRCEPGDEVHRHDRVLLDLDDGQLRYRDMRKLTGLHLARDREDLDALLGDLGPDALAATAADYRRQLTRRRRGLKSALMDQKVLCGLGNLTVDEALWQARLHPARGTGDLDRGELDRLSRRAHAVLRGSAKVGHVPDRPSWLTGHRDEPDPHCPRCGTGLARTTTAGRTTYHCPHCQPRG from the coding sequence GTGCCGGAACTGCCTGATGTGGAGGGGTTCCGCCGGGTCGCGGAGCGGGCGGCGGGGCTGGTCGTGCGGGACGTCGAGGTGCGCGACGCGCAGGTGCTGCGCGGGGTGCGGACCGGCGAGTTCCGGGACGCGCTGCGCGGGCAGCGGCTCGGCACGCCGTGGCGGCTCGGCAAGTGGCTCGCGCTCCCGCTGGGGGACGAGTTCCCGCAGGTGCTGCTGCACTTCGGCATGACCGGGCGACTGCTGCGGTGCGAACCCGGGGACGAGGTGCACCGGCACGACCGCGTGCTGCTGGACCTCGACGACGGGCAGCTGCGGTACCGGGACATGCGCAAGCTCACCGGGCTGCACCTCGCCCGCGACCGAGAGGACCTCGACGCGCTGCTCGGCGACCTCGGCCCCGATGCGCTCGCCGCCACCGCCGCCGACTACCGGCGGCAGCTCACCCGGCGCCGGCGCGGGCTCAAATCCGCGCTGATGGACCAGAAAGTGCTGTGCGGGCTGGGAAATCTCACCGTCGACGAGGCGCTGTGGCAGGCGCGGCTGCACCCCGCCCGCGGCACCGGCGACCTCGACCGGGGCGAACTGGACCGGCTCAGCCGCCGCGCGCACGCGGTGCTGCGCGGGTCCGCGAAGGTCGGGCACGTGCCGGACCGCCCCAGCTGGCTCACCGGGCACCGCGACGAACCCGACCCGCACTGCCCGCGCTGCGGCACCGGGCTCGCCCGCACCACCACCGCCGGGCGGACCACCTACCACTGCCCGCACTGCCAGCCCCGAGGGTGA
- a CDS encoding 3-hydroxybutyryl-CoA dehydrogenase has protein sequence MTGIERVGVVGSGLMGAGIAEVSARSGLDVVVSEVSEQAAEAGRARITKSLDRAVGRGKLAEADRDAALGRLRFTTELAELADRQLVIEAIAENEQLKTGVFAELDRVLTDPDAILASNTSSIPIAKLAAATSRPAQVIGVHFFNPVPVLKLVELVPSLVTSEETVRRAAEFATDGLGKQTIRAQDRSGFVVNALLVPYLLSAVRMFESGVAAAEDIDNGMVLGCAHPMGPLALADLVGLDTLKAIADSMYGEYKEQLYAAPPLLQRMVDAGHYGKKSGRGFYEYSS, from the coding sequence GTGACGGGAATCGAACGCGTAGGCGTGGTGGGCTCCGGGCTCATGGGGGCGGGCATCGCCGAGGTCAGCGCCCGCAGCGGGCTGGACGTCGTCGTCTCGGAGGTCAGCGAGCAGGCCGCCGAAGCGGGCCGGGCCCGCATCACCAAGTCCCTGGACCGCGCCGTCGGCCGCGGCAAGCTCGCCGAAGCCGACCGGGACGCCGCACTCGGGCGCCTCCGGTTCACCACCGAGCTCGCCGAGCTCGCCGACCGCCAGCTGGTCATCGAGGCCATCGCGGAGAACGAGCAGCTCAAGACCGGGGTGTTCGCCGAACTCGACCGGGTGCTCACCGACCCGGACGCGATCCTCGCCTCCAACACCTCCTCCATCCCGATCGCCAAGCTCGCCGCCGCCACCTCGCGGCCCGCGCAGGTCATCGGGGTGCACTTCTTCAACCCGGTGCCGGTGCTCAAGCTCGTCGAGCTGGTGCCCTCCCTGGTGACCTCCGAGGAGACCGTGCGCCGCGCCGCCGAGTTCGCCACCGACGGGCTCGGCAAGCAGACCATCCGCGCCCAGGACCGCTCCGGGTTCGTGGTGAACGCGCTGCTGGTGCCCTACCTGCTCTCCGCGGTCCGGATGTTCGAGAGCGGCGTGGCCGCGGCCGAGGACATCGACAACGGCATGGTGCTGGGCTGCGCCCACCCGATGGGGCCGCTGGCGCTGGCCGACCTGGTCGGCCTCGACACGCTCAAGGCGATCGCCGACTCGATGTACGGCGAGTACAAGGAGCAGCTGTACGCCGCGCCGCCGCTGCTGCAGCGGATGGTGGACGCGGGCCACTACGGCAAGAAGTCCGGCCGCGGGTTTTACGAGTACTCGTCCTGA
- a CDS encoding acyl-CoA dehydrogenase family protein translates to MSAKPDFDPRDPLGIDAELTTEQLALRDSVRALCRDLVRPHVADWFERGEFPQARELARELGKLGVLGMHLEGYGCAGASAVDYGVACEELEAADSGLRSLVSVQGSLAMYGVWRWGSEEHKQQWLPKMAAGEAIGCFGLTEPDHGSDPASMTTRARRDGSDWVLDGRKMWITNGSIADVAVVWAQTEEGVRGFVVPTDTPGFAAPELKKKLSLRASVTSELVLDEVRLPDSAALPGAVGLRGPLSCLNEARYGIVWGATGAARDCLETALDYARGREQFGKPIAGFQLTQQKLADMAVRVQNARLLALHLGKRKDAGTLLPQQVSFGKLDNVRGALEVARSARTVLGANGISLEYPVIRHMTNLESVLTYEGTGEMHALTIGQALTGSNAFR, encoded by the coding sequence ATGAGCGCCAAACCCGACTTCGATCCCCGCGATCCGCTGGGCATCGACGCCGAGCTGACCACCGAGCAGCTCGCGCTGCGCGACAGCGTGCGAGCCCTGTGCCGGGACCTGGTGCGGCCGCACGTCGCGGACTGGTTCGAACGCGGCGAGTTCCCGCAGGCGCGCGAACTCGCCCGCGAGCTGGGCAAGCTCGGCGTGCTCGGCATGCACCTGGAGGGCTACGGGTGCGCGGGTGCCTCCGCCGTCGACTACGGCGTGGCGTGCGAGGAGCTGGAGGCCGCGGACTCCGGGCTGCGCTCGCTGGTGTCGGTGCAGGGCTCGCTCGCGATGTACGGCGTCTGGCGCTGGGGCTCCGAGGAGCACAAGCAGCAGTGGCTGCCGAAGATGGCCGCGGGCGAGGCCATCGGCTGCTTCGGGCTCACCGAACCCGACCACGGTTCGGACCCGGCGTCGATGACCACCCGAGCCCGGCGGGACGGTTCGGACTGGGTCCTCGACGGCCGCAAGATGTGGATCACCAACGGCAGCATCGCCGACGTCGCCGTGGTGTGGGCGCAGACCGAGGAGGGCGTGCGCGGCTTCGTCGTCCCCACCGATACCCCGGGATTCGCCGCACCGGAGCTGAAGAAGAAGCTGTCGCTGCGCGCCTCGGTGACCAGCGAGCTGGTGCTCGACGAGGTGCGCCTGCCGGATTCCGCGGCACTGCCCGGGGCCGTGGGCCTGCGCGGGCCGTTGAGCTGCCTGAACGAAGCCCGCTACGGCATCGTCTGGGGCGCCACCGGCGCGGCTCGCGACTGCCTGGAGACCGCGCTGGACTACGCGCGCGGCCGGGAGCAGTTCGGCAAGCCCATCGCCGGGTTCCAGCTCACCCAGCAGAAGCTCGCCGACATGGCGGTGCGGGTGCAGAACGCGCGGCTGCTCGCGCTGCACCTCGGCAAGCGCAAGGACGCCGGAACCCTGCTGCCGCAGCAGGTCAGCTTCGGCAAGCTCGACAACGTGCGCGGCGCGCTGGAGGTCGCCCGTTCCGCGCGCACCGTGCTCGGTGCCAACGGGATCTCCCTGGAGTACCCGGTGATCCGGCACATGACGAACCTGGAATCGGTGCTCACCTACGAGGGAACCGGCGAGATGCACGCCCTGACCATCGGCCAAGCCCTCACCGGGAGCAACGCGTTCCGGTAG
- a CDS encoding cytochrome P450: protein MTDPFTAPDPFAALAELRAAGPVHRVSTPDGPGAWLVTRYAEVRAALGDQRLALDRSRSHGGDYAGFDLPPQLDAHLLNSDPPRHTRLRRQIAPSFTAQRVRELAPQVREVAERLAAALPDEVDLVAEYAVPLPVRVIAELLPLPEQARAEFTGWADSLLRHSPGAEPRARDTMRDMRRIIGGALGSTPPAESLLAGLLAARAGGRLDDDELTSMVFYLLFVWYEIMVHAVSSAVLRLLGAEPALLDPGVEEVLRFHPPQLLAAPRYPLSDLEIGGVPVRAGDTLLLSLASANRDERVFADAAVFRPERSPNPHLSLGHGIHSCPASALTRVIAASAVRALRARRPELSPAAPADSAAWRGNFRHRGPAELVARVRR from the coding sequence GTGACCGATCCGTTCACCGCGCCCGATCCGTTCGCGGCGCTGGCGGAGCTGCGCGCGGCGGGCCCGGTGCACCGGGTGTCCACTCCGGACGGCCCGGGCGCGTGGCTGGTGACCCGGTACGCGGAGGTGCGGGCGGCGCTGGGCGATCAGCGGCTGGCGCTGGACCGGTCGCGCTCGCACGGCGGGGACTACGCGGGGTTCGACCTGCCGCCGCAGCTGGACGCGCACCTGCTCAACAGCGATCCACCCCGGCACACCCGGTTGCGGCGGCAGATCGCGCCGAGCTTCACCGCGCAGCGGGTGCGGGAGCTGGCGCCGCAGGTGCGGGAGGTCGCCGAGCGGCTGGCGGCGGCGCTGCCGGACGAGGTGGACCTGGTCGCGGAGTACGCGGTCCCGCTGCCGGTGCGGGTGATCGCGGAGCTGCTGCCGCTGCCGGAGCAGGCGCGCGCGGAGTTCACCGGCTGGGCGGATTCGCTGCTGCGCCACTCCCCCGGCGCGGAGCCGCGGGCGCGGGACACGATGCGGGACATGCGCCGGATCATCGGCGGCGCGCTGGGGTCGACGCCCCCGGCGGAGTCGCTGCTGGCGGGGCTGCTGGCGGCCCGCGCCGGTGGCCGCCTGGACGACGACGAGCTGACCAGCATGGTGTTCTACCTGCTGTTCGTCTGGTACGAGATCATGGTGCACGCGGTGTCCTCGGCGGTGCTGCGGCTGCTGGGCGCGGAACCCGCGCTGCTCGATCCCGGCGTGGAGGAGGTGCTGCGGTTCCACCCGCCGCAGCTGCTGGCGGCACCGCGCTACCCGCTGTCGGACCTGGAGATCGGCGGGGTGCCGGTGCGCGCCGGGGACACGCTGCTGCTGTCGCTGGCCTCGGCGAACCGGGACGAGCGGGTGTTCGCGGACGCGGCGGTGTTCCGCCCGGAACGCTCGCCGAACCCGCACCTGAGCCTGGGCCACGGCATCCACTCGTGCCCGGCGTCGGCGTTGACGAGGGTGATCGCGGCGAGCGCGGTGCGAGCGCTGCGGGCGCGGCGGCCGGAGTTGTCGCCGGCGGCTCCCGCGGATTCCGCGGCGTGGCGCGGGAACTTCCGGCACCGGGGCCCGGCGGAACTGGTGGCGCGAGTGCGCCGCTGA